A part of bacterium genomic DNA contains:
- a CDS encoding CoA-transferase, which translates to MPTDKVMSAAEAIARHIRPGAVLGMGGQNIGRCPMALTQEIIRQRIGDLTVVGCNLSIAMDQLVGAGLVRRCECGSGNLERFGTTLCWRRGIEEGTLEVEDYSHLAMVTRFLAGEMGVPFMPTRSLLGSDLLSPPQEAGGPARQGKAQVIDNPWAPGEPVALVPALQPDVSIVHVQRADRMGNLIIEGFATHEPEMIRASRHVIASCEELISTDEIRAHPEQTTVPFLHVSAVVVQAFGAYPTSTYRYYDYDAAQVAAYQTVARAGGETLAGYFQTRVWDCATFDEHLAVVAGREQLERLRQAMQAVV; encoded by the coding sequence ATGCCTACCGACAAGGTCATGAGCGCGGCGGAAGCGATTGCCCGCCACATCCGCCCTGGGGCCGTCCTGGGGATGGGCGGGCAGAACATTGGCCGCTGCCCGATGGCGCTCACCCAAGAGATCATCCGGCAGCGGATCGGCGACCTGACCGTTGTCGGGTGCAACCTCTCGATCGCGATGGACCAGCTCGTCGGCGCGGGCCTGGTGAGGCGCTGCGAATGCGGCTCGGGGAACCTCGAACGGTTCGGCACCACTTTGTGCTGGCGGCGGGGCATCGAAGAGGGGACCCTCGAGGTCGAAGACTACAGCCACCTCGCCATGGTGACCCGGTTTCTCGCGGGCGAGATGGGTGTGCCGTTCATGCCCACCCGCAGCCTCCTCGGGTCGGACCTGCTGTCCCCTCCCCAGGAAGCGGGGGGACCGGCGCGTCAAGGCAAAGCCCAAGTGATCGACAATCCGTGGGCGCCCGGGGAACCTGTGGCGCTTGTCCCGGCTCTGCAGCCCGACGTCAGCATCGTCCACGTGCAGCGGGCCGACCGCATGGGCAACCTCATCATCGAGGGATTCGCGACGCACGAGCCGGAGATGATCCGCGCCTCGCGCCATGTGATTGCGAGCTGCGAGGAGCTCATCTCGACCGACGAGATCCGCGCCCATCCTGAGCAGACCACGGTGCCGTTCCTCCACGTGAGCGCCGTGGTGGTGCAGGCCTTCGGAGCGTATCCGACGTCAACCTACCGGTACTACGATTACGATGCCGCGCAGGTGGCCGCATATCAGACGGTCGCCCGGGCGGGCGGCGAGACGCTCGCCGGGTACTTTCAGACACGCGTGTGGGACTGCGCCACCTTTGACGAACATCTGGCGGTCGTGGCCGGACGCGAACAGCTCGAGCGGCTGAGACAGGCGATGCAGGCGGTGGTCTAG